In the Mus pahari chromosome 19, PAHARI_EIJ_v1.1, whole genome shotgun sequence genome, one interval contains:
- the C5ar2 gene encoding C5a anaphylatoxin chemotactic receptor 2 isoform X2, producing the protein MMNHTASEYYDYEYDHEHYSDHLPDVPVDCPAGTCFSSDVYLIVLLVLYAAIFLVGVSGNTLVAWVTWKESRHRLGASWFLHLTMADLLCCVSLPFLAVPIAQKGHWPYGATGCWLLPSITVLSMYASVLLLTGLSGDLFLLAFRPSWKGADHRTLGVRVVQASSWMLGLLLTVPSAVYRRLLQEHYPPRLVCGIDYGGSITAEAAITTVRFLFGFLGPLVFMASCHGILQRQMARRHWPLGTAVVVGFFICWTPYHVLRVIIAAAPPHSLLLARVLEVEPLFTGLALAHSALNPIMFLYFGRKQLCKSLQAACHWALRDPQDEESVVTKVSISISHERVSEMPV; encoded by the coding sequence ATGATGAACCACACCGCCAGCGAGTATTATGATTATGAGTATGACCATGAACACTACAGTGACCACCTTCCGGATGTGCCCGTAGACTGCCCAGCTGGCACCTGCTTCTCTAGTGATGTCTACCTTATAGTTCTGCTTGTGCTGTATGCAGCCATCTTCCTGGTGGGTGTGTCAGGCAACACCCTGGTGGCATGGGTGACCTGGAAAGAGTCCCGCCACAGGCTTGGGGCCTCTTGGTTCCTACACCTGACCATGGCAGACTTGctctgctgtgtgtctctgccctTCCTGGCTGTGCCCATCGCCCAGAAGGGCCACTGGCCATACGGGGCGACAGGCTGCTGGCTGTTGCCCTCCATCACCGTTCTGTCTATGTATGCCAGTGTGTTGCTCCTGACCGGCCTCAGCGGCGACCTCTTCCTACTGGCTTTCAGGCCCTCCTGGAAGGGTGCAGATCATCGAACACTTGGGGTGCGTGTGGTCCAGGcctcctcctggatgctgggCCTGTTGCTGACTGTGCCTTCTGCTGTCTACCGCAGGCTGCTTCAGGAGCACTACCCTCCCCGACTAGTGTGTGGCATAGACTATGGGGGATCGATCACCGCCGAGGCTGCCATCACCACTGTTCGATTCCTCTTTGGCTTCCTGGGGCCGTTGGTGTTCATGGCCAGTTGCCACGGCATCCTCCAACGGCAGATGGCCCGCCGCCACTGGCCCCTGGGCACAGCTGTCGTGGTGGGGTTTTTCATCTGCTGGACCCCTTATCACGTCCTGCGGGTAATCATTGCAGCGGCTCCTCCACACTCCTTGCTCCTCGCCCGGGTCCTGGAGGTGGAGCCTCTGTTTACAGGTCTGGCCCTGGCTCACAGTGCTCTCAATCCCATAATGTTTTTGTATTTCGGAAGAAAACAACTCTGCAAGTCACTCCAGGCTGCATGTCACTGGGCCCTGAGGGATCCACAGGATGAGGAGAGTGTGGTGACCAAAGTATCCATATCCATCAGCCACGAAAGGGTGTCTGAGATGCCGGTGTAG
- the C5ar2 gene encoding C5a anaphylatoxin chemotactic receptor 2 isoform X1, with protein sequence MRGREQRSRCLGARMMNHTASEYYDYEYDHEHYSDHLPDVPVDCPAGTCFSSDVYLIVLLVLYAAIFLVGVSGNTLVAWVTWKESRHRLGASWFLHLTMADLLCCVSLPFLAVPIAQKGHWPYGATGCWLLPSITVLSMYASVLLLTGLSGDLFLLAFRPSWKGADHRTLGVRVVQASSWMLGLLLTVPSAVYRRLLQEHYPPRLVCGIDYGGSITAEAAITTVRFLFGFLGPLVFMASCHGILQRQMARRHWPLGTAVVVGFFICWTPYHVLRVIIAAAPPHSLLLARVLEVEPLFTGLALAHSALNPIMFLYFGRKQLCKSLQAACHWALRDPQDEESVVTKVSISISHERVSEMPV encoded by the exons ATGAGAGGCAGAGAACAGCGCAGCAG GTGTCTGGGGGCCAGGATGATGAACCACACCGCCAGCGAGTATTATGATTATGAGTATGACCATGAACACTACAGTGACCACCTTCCGGATGTGCCCGTAGACTGCCCAGCTGGCACCTGCTTCTCTAGTGATGTCTACCTTATAGTTCTGCTTGTGCTGTATGCAGCCATCTTCCTGGTGGGTGTGTCAGGCAACACCCTGGTGGCATGGGTGACCTGGAAAGAGTCCCGCCACAGGCTTGGGGCCTCTTGGTTCCTACACCTGACCATGGCAGACTTGctctgctgtgtgtctctgccctTCCTGGCTGTGCCCATCGCCCAGAAGGGCCACTGGCCATACGGGGCGACAGGCTGCTGGCTGTTGCCCTCCATCACCGTTCTGTCTATGTATGCCAGTGTGTTGCTCCTGACCGGCCTCAGCGGCGACCTCTTCCTACTGGCTTTCAGGCCCTCCTGGAAGGGTGCAGATCATCGAACACTTGGGGTGCGTGTGGTCCAGGcctcctcctggatgctgggCCTGTTGCTGACTGTGCCTTCTGCTGTCTACCGCAGGCTGCTTCAGGAGCACTACCCTCCCCGACTAGTGTGTGGCATAGACTATGGGGGATCGATCACCGCCGAGGCTGCCATCACCACTGTTCGATTCCTCTTTGGCTTCCTGGGGCCGTTGGTGTTCATGGCCAGTTGCCACGGCATCCTCCAACGGCAGATGGCCCGCCGCCACTGGCCCCTGGGCACAGCTGTCGTGGTGGGGTTTTTCATCTGCTGGACCCCTTATCACGTCCTGCGGGTAATCATTGCAGCGGCTCCTCCACACTCCTTGCTCCTCGCCCGGGTCCTGGAGGTGGAGCCTCTGTTTACAGGTCTGGCCCTGGCTCACAGTGCTCTCAATCCCATAATGTTTTTGTATTTCGGAAGAAAACAACTCTGCAAGTCACTCCAGGCTGCATGTCACTGGGCCCTGAGGGATCCACAGGATGAGGAGAGTGTGGTGACCAAAGTATCCATATCCATCAGCCACGAAAGGGTGTCTGAGATGCCGGTGTAG